The proteins below are encoded in one region of Bacillota bacterium:
- a CDS encoding bacterial transcriptional activator domain-containing protein: protein MIESLLNPPGPARPSSYYVIRQGDAYGLNLASGYWLDAEEFESLVTKANLLVDRSPAEAMDLYSRGFELYEGDYLACAPYEDWCSAERERLFSLYLRSSSRLAKMLAAAERYDECIAVAEKILTRDDCWEEAYRLLMFCHARLGSRSAAARAFERCTERLANGLSVSPMPSTVRLYQQILQHVGDRVELA from the coding sequence GTGATTGAGAGCCTCCTCAACCCGCCCGGCCCCGCGCGTCCGTCGTCCTATTACGTTATCAGGCAGGGTGACGCATACGGGCTCAACCTCGCGTCCGGCTACTGGCTTGACGCCGAGGAGTTCGAGAGCCTTGTGACCAAGGCGAACCTGCTCGTGGACAGATCCCCCGCGGAAGCCATGGACCTCTATAGCAGAGGTTTTGAGTTATACGAGGGGGACTATCTCGCCTGCGCACCCTATGAGGACTGGTGTTCGGCTGAGCGGGAGAGGTTGTTCTCGCTCTACCTGCGTTCGTCCTCCAGGCTCGCCAAGATGCTCGCCGCCGCGGAGAGATACGATGAGTGTATTGCGGTGGCGGAGAAGATCCTCACTCGGGACGACTGCTGGGAGGAGGCCTACCGGCTGCTCATGTTCTGCCATGCGAGGCTCGGGTCGAGGTCAGCCGCGGCGCGCGCTTTCGAAAGATGTACCGAGCGCCTGGCCAACGGTCTTTCGGTTTCGCCCATGCCCAGCACGGTGCGGCTGTATCAGCAGATCCTCCAACATGTCGGGGATCGGGTGGAACTCGCCTGA